The following are encoded together in the Ranitomeya imitator isolate aRanImi1 chromosome 4, aRanImi1.pri, whole genome shotgun sequence genome:
- the TULP3 gene encoding tubby-related protein 3, whose translation MDSSTEWGTGASILDDENLRLRQLKLHNQRALLEMKQKRRRQEAHMVLPSQESRSLRGRSKRSEEQAPLMQHRSPRSKPTDVVLHGIDGPAALHTTKELECKIHILSVGETCPDEITSDDSRPNSGMASTRPRSPQSKPTAPPKEWKGTFRISEVDPQSGNSNTRSEVKEAKTQPAAPSEPTTKCSSEEEDETPRKNEVSKQHLQKMLKKRGISDSLKFDEESSDEGAPGTRPGSASSKKSQADSASADTAPAAPSGDAVDVGDLKEFALRPAPRGVTIRCRISRDKKGVDRGLYPTYYMHQEKDDSRKLFLLAGRKRKKSKTSNYLISIDPTDMSREGGNFVGKLRSNLMGTKFTVYDDGENPTKVRGSPEGSGVRQELAAVCYETNVLGFKGPRKMSVLIPGMNINHERIPFQPHNDSESLLSRWQSKRQENIIELHNKAPVWNDDTQSYVLNFHGRVTHASVKNFQIVHDNDPEYIVMQFGRVADDLFTLDYSYPLCALQAFSVALSSFDSKLACE comes from the exons ATGGACTCCAGCACGGAGTGGGGAACCGGAGCCAG TATCCTGGATGATGAGAATCTCCGGCTCCGGCAGCTGAAGTTGCACAATCAG CGCGCTCTGCTGGAGATGAAGCAGAAGAGGCGGCGTCAGGAGGCGCACATGGTGCTGCCAAGCCAGGAGTCCCGATCACTAAGAGGGAGAAGCAAGAGAAGCGAGGAGCAGGCGCCCCtgatgcagcacaggagcccccgatCTAAACCTACAGATGTTGTCTTACATG GCATCGATGGTCCCGCCGCGCTTCACACCACCAAGGAGCTGGAGTGTAAGATCCACATTCTGTCCGTGGGAGAAACCTGCCCTGATGAGATCACATCGGACGACTCCAGGCCGAACTCCGGCATGGCGAGCACGAGGCCCAGATCCCCCCAGAGCAAGCCCACCGCCCCCCCAAAAGAATGGAAAGGCACATTCCGAATATCTGAGGTCGATCCCCAATCCGGTAACAGCAACACCCGGAGCGAGGTCAAGGAGGCGAAGACCCAACCTGCTGCCCCCAGCGAGCCCACCACCAAATGTAGCTCCGAAGAGGAAGACGAGACCCCCAGAAAGAACGAGGTGTCCAAACAACACCTCCAAAAAATGCTGAAGAAAAGGG GAATATCGGACAGTCTTAAGTTTGATGAGGAGTCTTCAGACGAGGGAGCGCCGGGGACTCGGCCGGGGTCAGCGTCCAGTAAGAAGTCCCAGGCG GACTCGGCCTCTGCAGACACCGCTCCAGCAGCGCCGTCCGGAGACGCGGTGGACGTGGGAGACCTGAAGGAGTTCGCTTTACGGCCAGCACCTCGTGGCGTCACCATAAGGTGCCGGATCAGCCGCGACAAGAAGGGGGTGGACCGCGGCCTGTACCCGACGTACTACATGCACCAGGAGAAGGATGACAGCCGCAAG CTTTTCCTTCTCGCTGGTCGGAAGAGGAAAAAGAGCAAAACCTCCAATTACCTGATCTCCATCGACCCCACAGACATGTCGCGAGAAGGGGGCAACTTTGTAGGAAAACTCCG ATCCAACCTAATGGGGACCAAGTTCACGGTGTACGATGATGGCGAGAACCCGACCAAGGTGCGGGGGTCACCAGAGGGCAGTGGCGTGCGGCAGGAGCTGGCAGCGGTCTGTTAC GAGACCAATGTCCTGGGCTTTAAAGGGCCGAGGAAGATGTCCGTCCTGATACCGGGGATGAACATCAACCACGAGCGCATCCCCTTCCAGCCACACAAT GATTCAGAGAGTCTTCTTTCTCGGTGGCAAAGCAAACGCCAGGAGAACATCATCGAGCTGCACAACAAGGCCCCGGTGTGGAACGACGACACGCAGTCCTACGTGCTGAACTTCCACGGCCGCGTCACGCACGCCTCTGTCAAGAACTTCCAGATCGTACACGACAATGATC CCGAGTACATCGTCATGCAGTTTGGCCGGGTGGCAGACGACCTCTTCACCCTGGACTACAGCTACCCGCTCTGCGCCCTGCAGGCTTTCTCCGTGGCGCTCTCTAGTTTTGACAGCAAGTTGGCGTGTGAGTGA
- the LOC138673782 gene encoding octapeptide-repeat protein T2-like has translation SQESIVRRAEKGKQSQESIVRRAEKGKQSQESRVRRAESGEQRKGSRVRRAEKGKQSQESRVRRAESGEQSQESRVRRAESGEQSQESRERRAEKGGRRKEGGERRAEKGKQSQESRVRRGEQSQGSRVRRAEKGKQSEESRVRRGEQRKGSRVRRVEKGKQSQESRVRRAESGEQSQESGEREAEVRRAESGERRKGSNESGEQSQESREREAESGERRKGSRVRRAEKGEQSQEGGEREAESGEQSQGSRENEAESGEQRKGSKVKGAEKGEQSQESGEREAEKGEQRKGSGVRRAIPDTKLYWHPTTNHT, from the exons AGTCAGGAGAGCATAGTCAGGAGGGCGGAGAAAGGGAAGCAGAGTCAGGAGAGCATAGTCAGGAGGGCGGAGAAAGGGAAGCAGAGTCAGGAGAGCAGAGTCAGGAGAGCAGAGTCAGGAGAGCAGAGAAAGGGAAGCAGAGTGAGGAGAGCAGAGAAAGGGAAGCAGAGTCAGGAGAGCAGAGTCAGGAGAGCAGAGTCAGGAGAGCAGAGTCAGGAGAGCAGAGTCAGGAGAGCAGAGTCAGGAGAGCAGAGTCAGGAGAGCAGAGAAAGGAGAGCAGAGAAAGGAGGGCGGAGAAAGGAGGGCGGAGAAAGGAGGGCGGAGAAAGGGAAGCAGAGTCAGGAGAGCAGAGTCAGGAGAGGAGAGCAGAGTCAGGGAAGCAGAGTCAGGAGAGCGGAGAAAGGGAAGCAGAGTGAGGAGAGCAGAGTcaggagaggagagcagagaaaGGGAAGCAGAGTCAGGAGAGTGGAGAAAGGGAAGCAGAGTCAGGAGAGCAGAGTCAGGAGAGCAGAGTCAGGAGAGCAGAGTCAGGAGAGCGGAGAAAGGGAAGCAGA AGTCAGGAGAGCAGAGTCAGGAGAGCGGAGAAAGGGAAGCAACGAGTCAGGGGAGCAGAGTCAGGAGAGCAGAGAAAGGGAAGCAGAGTCAGGAGAGCGGAGAAAGGGAAGCAGAGTCAGGAGAGCAGAGAAAGGGGAGCAGAGTCAGGAGGGCGGAGAAAGGGAAGCAGAGTCAGGAGAGCAGAGTCAGGGGAGCAGAGAAAATGAAGCGGAGTCAGGAGAGCAGAGAAAGGGGAGCAAAGTCAAGGGAGCAGAGAAAGGGGAGCAGAGTCAGGAGAGCGGAGAAAGGGAAGCGGAGAAAGGGGAGCAGAGAAAGGGGAGCGGAGTCAGGAGAGCCATACCTGACACCAAACTATACTGGCACCCCACAACTAACCATACCTGA